A stretch of the Bacillus anthracis str. Vollum genome encodes the following:
- a CDS encoding PadR family transcriptional regulator, translated as MDRTSLIKGHLEMCVLSILSKKKSYGYEIMKELEVHNLKLKGVGSIYPILTKLKIQEWVNTYQEVTDSGKVRIYYEINENGKIRLEKKINEWLELQSDIQTLLKSGLKGDLLK; from the coding sequence ATGGATAGAACAAGTTTAATTAAAGGTCATTTAGAAATGTGTGTATTATCTATTTTGTCAAAAAAGAAAAGTTATGGTTATGAGATTATGAAAGAGCTAGAAGTACACAATTTAAAGTTGAAAGGAGTAGGAAGTATTTATCCAATTCTAACTAAGTTGAAAATTCAAGAGTGGGTTAATACTTATCAAGAAGTAACAGACAGTGGTAAAGTTAGAATTTATTATGAAATTAATGAAAACGGTAAAATACGTCTTGAGAAGAAAATTAATGAGTGGTTAGAATTGCAATCGGATATTCAAACATTATTAAAAAGCGGTTTGAAAGGAGACCTTCTGAAATGA
- a CDS encoding serine hydrolase — translation MKNAIYKVFLICILCNVFMLCITHPKVYAQQNVKVTLDKYIEKFIKEQNIPGAAVAIVHNKEVFFTKTMGVTGESEKKVTSKTPFAIGSISKSLTALAIVKLIEDKKIKLEDPVQRYLPWFKLKNPQISSTITIQHLLTHTSGINTYEGLALSDKQSKSSTALKENVMKLSNVKVTAPPGEKYQYSNANYIVLGALIEEVTNETYSSYMEKYIFQPLNMNGAAASKENAYEKGYLTGYQSWFGIPRKSVVSYDNTGAPYGYITANLEDMIQYIMFLNRPEDAQLLKQENIHLYLSPLYKINSEKSYGFGLRTTNINESETMIWHSGSTPDARAELFTLNESGWSGVILTNKNHVLEETALSVLKKGIISILNGEEPVDIPKKIPLTQIILLVVTLILFIISIMLIKKYKHMKTVKKVIWLFIGSLSLLLSIIFIPLFTYSTSSPWRTIKIFAPDVALFTSISVTLLAVNGLISIFIALRRK, via the coding sequence ATGAAGAATGCGATCTATAAAGTCTTTCTAATTTGTATTCTTTGTAATGTATTTATGCTATGTATCACACATCCAAAAGTTTACGCTCAGCAAAATGTTAAAGTTACATTAGATAAGTATATTGAAAAATTTATAAAGGAACAGAATATTCCAGGAGCTGCTGTTGCAATTGTACATAATAAAGAAGTATTCTTCACAAAAACGATGGGGGTTACTGGAGAATCTGAAAAAAAGGTAACTAGTAAAACGCCATTTGCAATCGGCTCAATAAGTAAATCTTTAACAGCTTTAGCTATAGTGAAATTAATAGAAGATAAAAAAATAAAATTAGAGGATCCAGTTCAACGATATCTCCCCTGGTTTAAACTAAAAAACCCTCAAATATCCTCAACTATAACAATCCAACATCTACTAACTCATACAAGCGGAATCAACACATATGAGGGCTTAGCATTATCAGATAAGCAATCCAAAAGTTCTACAGCATTAAAAGAAAATGTAATGAAGCTTTCAAATGTAAAAGTAACTGCTCCACCAGGTGAGAAATATCAATATAGTAATGCAAATTATATTGTTTTAGGTGCACTTATTGAAGAAGTCACAAATGAAACATATTCATCATATATGGAAAAGTATATTTTTCAGCCGTTAAATATGAATGGCGCGGCAGCAAGTAAAGAAAATGCATATGAAAAAGGTTATTTAACAGGTTATCAGTCTTGGTTTGGCATTCCAAGAAAAAGTGTAGTGTCCTATGATAATACCGGGGCACCGTATGGCTATATTACTGCAAATTTAGAAGATATGATTCAATATATTATGTTTTTGAATCGTCCAGAGGATGCTCAATTATTAAAGCAAGAAAATATACATCTTTATCTATCACCACTTTATAAGATAAATTCAGAAAAAAGTTATGGTTTTGGGTTAAGAACAACAAATATAAATGAAAGTGAAACGATGATTTGGCATTCAGGATCAACGCCCGATGCTCGTGCAGAATTATTTACTTTAAACGAAAGTGGCTGGAGTGGAGTAATTTTAACAAATAAAAATCATGTATTAGAAGAAACAGCACTATCAGTATTGAAAAAGGGTATTATTAGTATTTTGAATGGAGAAGAACCGGTTGATATCCCTAAAAAAATACCATTAACACAAATTATTTTGTTGGTAGTTACACTCATACTTTTCATAATATCAATTATGTTAATTAAAAAGTATAAACATATGAAAACTGTAAAAAAGGTAATTTGGTTATTCATAGGGAGTCTATCCCTACTATTATCTATTATTTTTATTCCACTGTTTACTTATAGTACGAGTTCACCTTGGCGTACGATTAAAATATTTGCGCCAGACGTAGCTTTATTTACAAGTATTAGTGTAACTTTATTAGCTGTTAACGGACTAATATCAATTTTTATAGCTTTAAGAAGGAAGTAA
- a CDS encoding MerR family transcriptional regulator, translating into MFKIGDFSKLSSISIRMLRHYDKVELLQPVKVDELSGYRFYSADQLKKVNQIQILKAMGFNINTIKEIIECDNIDSIKEQFLNRSVQIKEDMYNLQKQLRLLEDSMKTMREDVVEMNYHVSIKEIPERTVASVRKIIPSYNCEGDLWSILMQEIQMENISIDHPSYSIAVFHDQEYKENDVDVEIQLNILGKHENTKDVYFQKIEPIKVASVTVSGSYEQMTNVNEAAAKWIETEGYELAGPMFNIYHVSPAMESDPNKWVTEVCYPVK; encoded by the coding sequence ATGTTTAAAATAGGAGACTTTTCAAAACTATCTTCCATTAGTATTCGGATGTTGAGACACTACGACAAAGTGGAATTATTACAACCAGTAAAAGTCGATGAGCTGAGTGGATATCGATTTTATTCAGCAGACCAATTAAAAAAAGTAAATCAAATTCAAATATTAAAAGCGATGGGGTTTAATATTAATACCATTAAAGAAATAATAGAATGCGATAATATAGATAGCATAAAAGAGCAATTTTTAAATCGTAGTGTTCAAATTAAAGAAGACATGTATAACCTCCAAAAACAATTACGTCTCCTCGAAGACTCAATGAAAACGATGAGAGAGGATGTTGTTGAGATGAATTATCATGTTTCAATAAAAGAAATTCCAGAAAGAACTGTAGCTAGTGTTAGAAAGATTATTCCATCGTATAATTGCGAAGGTGATTTATGGAGTATATTAATGCAAGAAATTCAAATGGAGAATATTAGTATTGACCATCCGAGTTATAGTATCGCTGTCTTCCATGATCAAGAATACAAAGAAAATGATGTAGATGTAGAAATACAGCTAAATATCTTAGGAAAGCATGAAAATACAAAAGATGTTTATTTTCAAAAAATAGAGCCAATCAAAGTAGCTTCTGTAACAGTAAGTGGAAGTTATGAACAAATGACAAACGTAAATGAAGCAGCCGCAAAATGGATTGAGACAGAAGGTTACGAATTAGCAGGCCCGATGTTTAACATTTATCATGTGAGTCCAGCAATGGAATCGGATCCTAATAAGTGGGTTACAGAAGTTTGTTATCCAGTTAAATGA
- a CDS encoding MFS transporter, translating to MKLIQERSLTVKTTFSKEYKIFIFGLLISRIGDSFYTFALPWIAYQLTGSAVIMSSLFAINVLPIVLFGPLVGVIIDRYDRKKLLLVADITNIILVSFVPILHSLHLLEIWHLYIITFMLAVMSMLFDVTTVTVIPKIAGASLTKANSFYQMVNQLASLFGPMIAGVFISFIGGFQLLWINVLSFIATLVAVMLLPSMKTTNKKCEDKNTLQNVLSDLVNGFTWLKNDRLNLALSFQAMIGNFGASAVLGVFMYYLLSTLQLTPEQSGVNYSLIGIGGLLGSLIAIPLEKRLQRSILIPLLLFVGAIGLTFALWNTYWFAPGIAFGVAMTCNIAWNTIVATVRQETVPSNMQGRVLGFSRVLTRLAMPLGALVGGIISAYNPVYVFALAAFTKLLEVFIALCSPIRKL from the coding sequence GTGAAACTTATACAAGAACGTAGCCTTACCGTAAAGACAACTTTTTCTAAAGAATACAAGATTTTTATTTTTGGTTTACTCATTTCACGAATTGGAGACTCATTCTATACTTTTGCGTTACCTTGGATTGCCTATCAATTAACCGGTTCAGCTGTAATTATGAGTTCTTTATTTGCTATTAACGTATTACCAATCGTTTTATTTGGCCCTTTAGTTGGTGTAATAATTGATCGTTATGATCGAAAAAAGTTACTTTTGGTAGCGGATATTACCAATATTATTTTAGTAAGCTTTGTACCAATACTACATTCATTACACCTATTAGAAATCTGGCATTTATACATAATTACTTTTATGTTAGCAGTTATGTCCATGCTTTTTGATGTAACAACTGTTACAGTCATCCCGAAAATTGCCGGAGCATCCTTAACGAAAGCCAATTCTTTCTATCAAATGGTCAATCAATTAGCCAGTTTATTTGGTCCAATGATAGCTGGGGTTTTCATTTCTTTTATTGGCGGCTTTCAGTTGCTTTGGATTAATGTTCTTTCATTTATTGCTACATTAGTTGCTGTGATGTTATTACCGTCTATGAAAACCACAAATAAAAAATGCGAAGATAAAAATACACTTCAAAATGTACTATCTGATTTGGTTAATGGATTTACATGGCTCAAAAATGACCGCTTAAATTTAGCTTTATCTTTTCAAGCTATGATAGGAAACTTTGGAGCAAGTGCGGTTTTAGGTGTATTCATGTATTATTTATTATCCACATTACAACTTACCCCAGAACAAAGTGGGGTTAATTATTCATTAATTGGAATAGGTGGTCTTTTAGGAAGCTTGATTGCAATTCCTTTAGAAAAAAGGTTGCAGCGCAGCATACTAATTCCTTTACTCCTATTTGTTGGAGCAATTGGCTTAACTTTCGCGCTTTGGAATACATATTGGTTCGCTCCTGGAATTGCTTTCGGTGTTGCAATGACTTGCAATATTGCATGGAATACAATTGTAGCCACAGTTCGCCAGGAAACAGTCCCATCAAATATGCAAGGGAGAGTTTTAGGGTTTTCACGTGTACTTACACGATTAGCTATGCCACTCGGGGCATTAGTAGGAGGCATTATTTCAGCTTATAATCCAGTGTATGTATTTGCTTTAGCTGCCTTTACGAAGTTACTTGAAGTTTTTATTGCACTATGTAGTCCGATACGAAAGCTATGA
- a CDS encoding NUDIX domain-containing protein, with product MIHIDKNVRTSGAYVMYKDLFVFQVGPTSKGDTLGVVRLGGHKEADETAVETAKREVEEEASMDITILNSPTTYYKEYWNAQSKKLKVENEVNPILIIDSPDESLSIMYIAYSKMLPKLSSETNGLLLLSLNDIELICTGKITLNNYINQGGVAILKEKMDKELILQPFPQLMFLSELLKEDPVLLQQFLN from the coding sequence TTGATACATATAGATAAGAATGTACGAACATCTGGTGCATATGTAATGTATAAGGATTTATTTGTTTTTCAAGTTGGACCAACGAGTAAAGGTGATACATTAGGTGTAGTAAGACTTGGAGGACATAAAGAGGCGGATGAAACAGCAGTAGAAACCGCTAAAAGAGAAGTGGAAGAAGAAGCTTCTATGGATATTACTATATTGAATTCACCAACTACATATTATAAAGAGTATTGGAATGCACAATCTAAGAAATTAAAAGTAGAAAATGAAGTCAATCCAATATTAATTATTGATAGCCCGGATGAAAGTTTATCTATCATGTATATTGCCTATTCAAAGATGCTACCTAAACTATCTTCTGAAACGAATGGACTACTATTGCTTTCATTGAATGATATTGAATTAATTTGCACTGGGAAAATAACATTAAATAATTATATAAATCAAGGCGGAGTTGCTATATTGAAAGAAAAAATGGATAAAGAGTTAATTTTACAACCTTTTCCACAACTTATGTTTTTATCAGAACTTTTAAAAGAGGATCCTGTATTACTTCAGCAGTTTCTAAATTAG
- a CDS encoding VOC family protein: protein MITHITDIKLQTISIEGVKQVYKDILCFPIKKETTSFIQFEVTPYTTISFQEVYEPIASAHFAFEIPYSKFHETARWLEKSGLLIVKWKDGHTIDEESGRFNLYFRDGDGNLLEIIAHSYVKEDVLVPQSPLNILYIREIGLPVKSVPVFTKWLKLNLNMKTMEDGDIFNFVIGGTAYIVATWWQRPWIPIAMKALPPKVHVSFGTPDQAFLQRIQNNLKKNSVPYECKHNEVSFIQQGYSFTILHTPNLHADIPSKLNLPLSI, encoded by the coding sequence GTGATTACACATATTACAGATATAAAACTACAAACGATTTCCATAGAAGGGGTAAAACAAGTTTATAAGGACATATTATGTTTCCCCATAAAAAAAGAAACGACATCATTTATTCAATTTGAAGTAACACCGTACACTACAATTAGTTTTCAAGAAGTATATGAACCAATCGCATCTGCGCACTTTGCTTTTGAGATTCCATATTCAAAATTTCATGAAACTGCAAGATGGCTTGAAAAGTCTGGATTACTCATTGTGAAATGGAAAGATGGTCATACAATTGATGAAGAGAGCGGCCGATTCAACTTATATTTCAGAGATGGTGATGGAAATCTACTCGAAATTATCGCACATAGTTATGTTAAAGAAGATGTATTAGTACCGCAATCCCCTTTAAACATTTTATATATAAGGGAAATCGGTCTTCCTGTTAAAAGTGTACCTGTATTTACGAAATGGTTGAAATTAAATCTAAATATGAAAACGATGGAAGATGGGGATATTTTTAACTTTGTTATAGGTGGCACTGCATATATTGTTGCAACTTGGTGGCAGCGACCGTGGATTCCGATTGCGATGAAAGCTTTGCCACCGAAAGTACATGTTTCTTTTGGAACACCAGATCAAGCATTTTTACAACGCATACAAAATAACTTGAAGAAAAATAGTGTTCCATATGAATGTAAACATAATGAAGTATCATTTATTCAGCAAGGATATTCATTTACTATCTTGCATACACCAAATCTCCATGCTGATATTCCAAGTAAATTAAACTTACCGCTTTCTATTTAA